From the genome of Aspergillus oryzae RIB40 DNA, chromosome 4:
AGAAAGACTGTGCAACGCATAGTCCGGGAATCCTTTGATCAGGGTCTGGGCTCGATAGAAGATGCTCGGTGAAATACCGCACTGACCATGCGTCGTCTTCTACATTTCCAGTTGCGAAGCCTTGGTAGGCACTGTCAAACAAGACgaacagcttcttcttcaaagctAAGTCTGCTAGCTGCTTCCATTGGTCCCGAGTTAGGTCCAGACCTGTGGGATTATGGGCACATGCTTGAAGGATGACCACGTCGTTCGGCTGTGCGTCTATGTCCAGTGTCGAAAGCATATCGGCGAACTTAATGGACCGCGTCTTTGGATCGTAGTATGGGTACTCTCTCTGAGCCACTTCAGGGGCTGCCACAGCCCAGACCGTTTTGTGGTTTACCCAGGTAGGGTCCGGGATAAAGACATGCTGGGGTTTCAAGTGCTTGGCAAGAAATGAAGCACCCAGATGATTTGCTCCGGTACCAGACACAGCTTGGATGCTTGCGACGTTCCAGCTTTCAGCTAGCTCGGTTCCAAATACGAGGGACCTGGCAATATTCAAAAATACAGGGGACCCTGCAATATCAAGATACTCATGATGCGATCTTGGGTCGGCTGCAATGCGCTCTTTCGCCTAGCCTTGTGTTAGCAACCGTCGGACATGCGGGATAATGGCACGCTGTCACGTCCGTCACATCTTACTTACTTGTTTCACGCTGGGAAGGATCCAAGGTAGGCCCTTTTCATCCCGATAGGCTCCAGCAATTAAGGAGACTTTCTTTGGGTCTTGGTCGGCATCGAAATCGGCTAGCAAGCCAAAGGCAACATCCGTAGGAAGGACGGGCACGTCGAGGTATTGGGCAGACATTTTTCTGGATGCAGCGTTTACAAAGTTCCGAGTAAGAGATAACTGCTGTCTATGTAGAAGCTGGCTGTGGTTGCGAAGTATTTGTTTGACTGACCGGCTGATTGAAACCATCCGTAGGTTGTTTGTATACAGCTTAACTTTTTAAGGCTTTTCCCAAAGAATGCTAGAGTTTCTTTCGAGCTGAAATGAAGTTTTTAGAAGACCAATGTTACCCCGCAACGTATAATCCTGCATTGTCCTAACCATGCCCAGTCTCTATATACCTTTAACATACTTCCTGACCGATCGGGTAGATGAAATTATGCCGAACCGATTAGGGCTAGTGGAGAGCTTACTGCTGCGGGATTCCGTCAGCATCCTCACCGGCAACAGAGCAGATGTCGGCCAAGTTCCGACACGCCGACGGCATGCTTGCTGGAGGCAAATTGACTCATATTTTTCACGGGCAATCAACTCATATAAATATGTATAGATAGAACTCAGAAACATATCGACTCTTCCGCTGTAGGCCCTGATTGAAGGCACACCCTGTACAGCATTGCGGAGACTTAATCACATTAATATTCCGCAGGATGAAAAACGTCGCCACCTTCTCGCTAGACAACGCCCCTTCCTACGAGAAGGTAAAACTACAAGTCGACGGCGTCAGTCTCGAACTCTCTACAATCTACAAGAAAGGCACCCGTCCACCAttcgtcttcctccacgGCTTCGGCTcctcaaaggaagaattcaaCGACTTCGCCTATCTCCCCCATCTCAGCGAATATGGACTTATTCTATACGACGCCCCCGGCTGTGGCGACACGACCTGCTCCGACCTCAGCAAAGTGAACATCCCATTCCTGGTCAAAACAGCCAAAGCCCTTCTCGAGCACTACGGCGTCACCACATTCCACCTCTCAGGCCACTCAATGGGCGGACTAACCGCCCTCTTACTCGCATCTGAGATCCCAGACCGCGTCCTCAGCTTCATTAATATCAAGGGCAATCTCGCCCCCGAGGACTGCTTTCTCAGTCGTCAggtcttcctcttccccgcTGATGATGCGGAGGTATTTTTCCGTGAATTTACCGAGAGGGCGAGGCGGGCCCCCGCCTTCTCTAATGCCATCTATGCGTCTAATTTAAGACGCAAGGTTAGTCCCCATGTTACTTATGGGATTTTGTCTACCATGGTTGAGCTTACGGATAATAATGACTTGCTTGCGTTGTTTTTGGGATTCCCCTTTCCCTGCATGTTTATGTATGGTGTGCAGAACGCCTCTTTGTCGTACTTGCCGAAGTTGAAGGAGGGCAACGTTGAGTTGGCCGAGATTCCGTATAGTGGGCATTTTCCTATGTATTCCAATCCACCAGAGATGTTTAGGCGTGTTAAGGAGTTCTTAGAGAGGACGGGTGCTTAGAGGATCGATGtgtctttttattttgtctttttttattaGACTTTTGCTTGGCTTTTGTTCTGAATTGTTGCGCGTATAGAATAGAGATTTTAGAATAGGTCTCGACGTATGACCGAGGCCCAGGAGATTACATGGAGTTGACTAAATACATGGATATCGAGATTTTATATTGTTTTACATTGTCCTCGGAACACGCTGTATGATACTTACAGCTTTATTTTAATCGCATCTAAACGCAGTATCTTTTATACTGCTCCCTGATGAAAGCCAGGTCATCCGAACTGTCAGAGCCAAACACCCTCGTGAGGAGTTCATCAGCATCCAACCACCGACCTTGTGTCGTGAACATGAATATTAAGTCTTTCATGCCAGCGATGGTTTCAGGATGCCCTTCGCCAAACAATTTCCTTTCCATCTCAACGACATGGGCAAGCAACCTTTGTCCCTCTGTTTGTTGGCCTTGAGAAAATAATATGAGCGCCAAGTTATACATTGTTCTTATCATTTTTGGATGCTCTGCCCCGAGTACCCTTTTCTGCGTTTCCATGACATTCACCGTCATCTCCAGAGCATCGGTCAGTCGTTCCTGATGGTAGAATATTGAGGCCAGACTGTTCATGCTGGTTAATGTATTTGGGTGTTCCTGCCAAAAACCTTCTTTTGCATTTCCAGGGCATCTGCAGTCATCACTTCGGCCTCTGCGTAACGACCCTCCTTGGTAAATATGGACCCTAGAGCAACCATTGTCTCGAGTGTTTGTGGATCTTCGGGGCCATATACCCTCCTCTTAGTCTCCAACACATACGCAAGACATTCCTCGGCATCTGCCAGTCGACGCTGTTGTGATAGACTCGCGGCAAAGTGTTCCATACTCAGTATAACTAGCGGATAGACCACACCAGCCAACCTCTCCTGCCATTCATGGGGAGGAATTAGCAGCTCCTCGGCCCTTTTCCAACTGCCTCGATCGAAAAGTACCGATGCCAGATGAGCCCTAGTGCTTAAGCTATGTGAGATAGATATCTCTTTTTAGTAAATTCCGGGTATATTTCATCCGGAAGATCACAATGAGTCTCTACAAACTGCCTCGAGTTAGATGAGCTCACGAGATACAGCTCTGCAGTTGAATAGCTAGAGTAATATATTGTAAGCTAACCCCGGTTGCCGCTGTCCCCTTTAGTGATTCAGATGCCCTCATTGCCGAGCGACTTATCGATGCCCTTCGTGTCAGGTCATCAAGGGTAGAGATATCCTGCCAGCAGAAGATCCAAACTGCATCTTATCtggcaagaaaagaggatATTTATAAAGCCAATACCACAGTGCCTATTAAATTACGACATCTAGAGACTTTTCCTGTCTTCTGAATCTCCCATAATACCGTGCCTATTGTCGCCCTCGGACGTGTGATAAGTGAAACCATCACGCATGTGTATCAGACTCATAGCGGGCGGTAGCATTAGGGTTTCTACAATCACACTCTTTCCTAATCCAACATCGGTCAGACCTGTGACTCGCGAAAGAACATCAGCTCATCCCAGAGGATACTAAGTGGCCCAAATGGTCGAGGTTTATTGCATTGTTTCGCAGCgtcgatgatggtgatgtggCAAAAAGGTATTTGTATACCCAGCTTCGCCTCACGCGACTGAACTAGGTCCTGCACATCCTCGGCCGCAGAAGTGGTGAGAATTGCCGGTTCTACCACGAACCACACTGGTCTACGGTGCCCTACATGCGACGCGCCTTAGTGCCactgtttttcttgtttgctgGCATATCCCTTATACTAGCCTCAATGTAAGTCATGCTCGCGGTTCCCAGGGGCAGCCTCCTTAGCCTCGGAGGGGCTACCACGGGGGCACTAGAAAAATGCAAGTCATATTCTAAGGCTTGCTCTAGTAACAATATTCTTTTCTAGCGTGTCGCTGACATTATTGATTCTTGTTCCCTTGATTGTTGTCGTCTGTCAGTTATTTTGGACGACCAGGCGCCAGTCAGAGAAGCTATGAATTGATAGACCCCCAGGAGGAGTGACAGCGTAAAGGTGATATACGTTAATAGCCCGCTTCTGTTACTGAGTGGCGTCGAGACTCTCCCTTGACAGAAGATCCCGCCAGATCAATGGGTTCATCACTACTATAGGTAAGTTTCTTAAGTGATCAAAGCTCAAGCAGCTAATAACAGAAACTATCCGCAGCGATGGATCTACATGGATTTAATGCGCTAAGCTCCACATACTAGTATAGATCCGTCGAAGCGAGGAGGAATCCATGATTGAGGATCATGGCCCCGGCGGGTCTTtcttatgatgatgatgaggaggaggaggagaaggaggatgaggaatAAGCCGACCTGGAATAGGATATGGATCATGGTATATGATCAGAGGATTGGAACCCTGTTATAGAATAGCTATTTTGAGACGTTATTTTCCAGTTACCTTAGGTCATATGAATGCCTAGGCCATGGTGTTTATGTCCCTATCTTCGTTCTTTTATCAACgaaccaaaaaaaggaataCCTTTTATTATTGTACACTGTTCAGGGTACCGAGCTTTCTAGGTCAGTTTCAACCCACCCAACCCACTCTAATAGTGTTCATTTTCAGCATCCATTTCATAGGTCCTCATATTCTAGACGTAATTAACAGTGTATTATTATTTAGCTATATTGTTCGGGTGCTCTAGGTGCGTGAACAGCGGCAAAGTTTCAACCCCAACGACTCACTTATGTGTAAATGTAATACTTAGACGCCCATTCCCCACCGAGGGGCATTAATGATAATGCCCATAAGACATCCAGAGATAATACCAGTTATGGGCAGAGTAATAACCCAGCCGAAGTAGATCCACAGAATCATGCGCCAATTGATGGTACGCCAGGTTCCACTACAGAGACCAACACCGACGGTTGCACCCGAGATACATTGCGTTGTGGAGACCGGAAGCTCTGCAGATTATTAGTCGTCGGATATCTTCACTTCATAGAATACGATGGACTTACTGAGCCTGGTCGCCGTGATGATAGTAATAGCAGAGCCAAGTTCCATAGAAAAACCACGGGAAGGGGAGTGAAGCGTGATCCTATTACCGAGATTTCGCATGATATTGTAGCCGTAGGTCCAGATACCAATGGCGATAGCAGCACCTCCAAAGGCCCTATAGGGATAAGTATTTAGTTGGTCACGGTAGCATGGTGTATAGTACTTACAAAATCCAGTAAGGGACAGGACTCTTGGAGTTGAGCTTTCCAGATTGCCAAATGTCATAAATCGTGGCATATGGACCAATAGCACTATACTAGTTAGCACAGTTGATAGTCAGCCAAGTTAGGAAACATACTTGGACACATCATTGGCACCATGGGTAAAAGAAGCAGTGGATGCTGTCAGCACCTGCAGGAAGGAGTACATGTACTCAGTTCTGTTATCATAATGTTTGGCGTGGGCATGGGTCATTTCGATGTCGCCGGTaaggatattcttcttcttttgcaaGCCGACTACATCTTGCTCGATTCCACGAAAGAAGAATCGCTTGAACTGCCAGAAGAGCATAGCTGGGTGAAAGAACCCCTTTCC
Proteins encoded in this window:
- a CDS encoding alpha/beta fold hydrolase (predicted hydrolases or acyltransferases (alpha/beta hydrolase superfamily)), with translation MKNVATFSLDNAPSYEKVKLQVDGVSLELSTIYKKGTRPPFVFLHGFGSSKEEFNDFAYLPHLSEYGLILYDAPGCGDTTCSDLSKVNIPFLVKTAKALLEHYGVTTFHLSGHSMGGLTALLLASEIPDRVLSFINIKGNLAPEDCFLSRQVFLFPADDAEVFFREFTERARRAPAFSNAIYASNLRRKVSPHVTYGILSTMVELTDNNDLLALFLGFPFPCMFMYGVQNASLSYLPKLKEGNVELAEIPYSGHFPMYSNPPEMFRRVKEFLERTGA
- a CDS encoding uncharacterized protein (aspartate aminotransferase/Glutamic oxaloacetic transaminase AAT2/GOT1), translated to MSAQYLDVPVLPTDVAFGLLADFDADQDPKKVSLIAGAYRDEKGLPWILPSVKQAKERIAADPRSHHEYLDIAGSPVFLNIARSLVFGTELAESWNVASIQAVSGTGANHLGASFLAKHLKPQHVFIPDPTWVNHKTVWAVAAPEVAQREYPYYDPKTRSIKFADMLSTLDIDAQPNDVVILQACAHNPTGLDLTRDQWKQLADLALKKKLFVLFDSAYQGFATGNVEDDAWSVRYFTEHLLSSPDPDQRIPGLCVAQSFSKNFGLYGERVGALHLVAPSDVSIQGAKSQLSLIARAEYSNPPRFGAQIVQTVLTDPRLREQWQQDLNTMSSRIMGMRKQLRTRLEDLATPGDWSHIESQIGMFSYTGLSKEHVNKLKEEYHIYLMPSGRASLCGLNEGNVDYVARCISKVVKEV